One Eurosta solidaginis isolate ZX-2024a chromosome 5, ASM4086904v1, whole genome shotgun sequence DNA segment encodes these proteins:
- the LOC137233644 gene encoding MRN complex-interacting protein — MPQELRIVQCIECQIYQVDLVKKAMKWSCKVCNAKQSLRCEHFRGSGPECRKRVQELNKQQEQFDLFDSKLALEFAESSENDFEVVAPQLISQTNSHKICKKIPSSTRSNFMDENDINAQAPDCDQNAKNAPSRSDSFCFHTTTKWERGQSQLFGKRTMRIFEETDDGESIKKASKWDPYL; from the coding sequence GTTGATTTAGTAAAAAAGGCTATGAAATGGTCTTGCAAGGTATGTAATGCCAAACAGAGTTTGCGATGTGAACATTTCCGTGGTAGTGGACCAGAATGCCGTAAACGCGTTCAGGAACTGAATAAACAGCAGGAACAATTTGATCTTTTCGACTCCAAGCTTGCATTAGAATTTGCTGAAAGCTCAGAAAACGATTTTGAAGTGGTTGCGCCACAGCTTATTTCACAAACAAATTCccacaaaatttgcaaaaaaattccAAGTAGTACAAGGTCGAATTTCATGGATGAAAATGATATAAATGCACAAGCACCTGATTGTGATCAAAATGCAAAAAACGCGCCGAGTCGTAGCGACTCTTTTTGTTTCCACACCACCACAAAATGGGAAAGAGGACAATCACAGCTGTTTGGTAAAAGAACAATGCGAATTTTTGAAGAAACTGATGACGGGGAGAGCATCAAAAAAGCCAGCAAGTGGGACCCttatctgtaa